The DNA sequence GGAGAGGCCCTCGAAGACCAGCAGTCCGTCCATTCTGGACAAGCCGCTGCCGCCGGCGTCCTCACGGACGTAGAGCCCGCCCATGCCCAGCTGCGCGGCCTTGCGCAGCACGTCCACCGGGAAGAACTGCTGCTCGTCCCACTCCACGGCATGGGGCGCGAGGTACTCGGCCGCGAACTGCTGCGCGGTCCTGGCGATCGCCAGCTGCTCGTCAGTGGGCCGGGACATCGCGCCGCTTCCTGAGCTGGGTCATCTCGACGAGCTCGTGGCTGATCCCCAGGTCGTCCAGGAGCAGCTGCAGCGGCCCGGTGTCGCGGGCCGGGGCCGGCCGGTTGCGGGCCCATTCGGCCAGGTCGTCCGGCCCGATCTCGAAGCCGCCCTCGGCCGCCACCGCCACCCAGGGGTCGAAGTCCGCCGACCGGAACGCCGTCAGGCCCTCCACGAGCGCGTCCCGGAACAGCTCCTGGCGGCCCGGTTCGAGGCCGCGGTAGAGCGAGCCGCACAGCTCGCGGAAGACCACCGCGTGCCCGCTTTCGTCGCGCCGGTGCAGATCGGTGGTGATCCGGTTCATCGGCTGGATGTCCTCGGCCGTCGCGAGCGTCGAGAGGAACCCGCTGATGGTCGTCTCGGCCGCCAGCGAGAACGCGATCTCGACCAGGTCCCGCTCGAAGCCGGACGTGCCCGCCCGGGTGTCCTCCAGGCCCCGGACCACCGACCACACCGACGGGTCGAAATCGAGCTTGTCGAGGTCCCGGCGGCGGCGGGTCACGCCGACCGCGTTGCGGCACATCAGGATGTGGTAGTGCTCGTCGATGATCGTCTGGTGCAGGGCCGAGACCGCGACGTCGTCGCCGCGCACCGGCAGCCGCCCGGTCAGCATGAGCCGGCAGGCCGGCAGGATGATCTCGTCCTCGATGGCCGCGGTCTTGGCGTTGTAGGAGATCCAGGAAGCGGACAGGATCCGTTCCCGGGCGTCGCGGTCGAGCCGCTCCGCCCCCGGGAGGTGCAGCACGGGCACGAGGTGCTCCGGGAAGTCCGGCATGCCCGGCTCGAAGTGACCGTCGAGGTCGAGCTCGTCCTTCTTGACCGCGACCCGGCGACCCCACCGCCGGGCGAGCTGGCCGAGCAGGTCACGTTCGAAGCCCGGTCGATCAGTGGTGGACTCGGTGCGCATCGGTTCCGCTCCTTTCGATCAGGGGAACAGCCAGGTCGTCCAGGTACGACTGCCACCGCCCCGGCTGTTTCACCGGTGGGTCGTCGGTCAGGCCCGCCCAGCCGGTGACCGGCCGGACGCCGTGCAGCGCGTTGAGGGTCCAGACCGGCACGTCGACCAGGTCCTCCGGCACGGCCGCTTCTTCGGACACCGGCGTCCCGGTCGCGACGGCCGCGGCGACCAGCAGCCGCCGCGTCACACTGGGCAGGACGGCGCGCGAGGCCGGGAGGCAGAGAGTGCCCGAGCGCCACCAGACGACGCTGGTGGTGGAGCCCTCGACCAGCTGACCGGACGCCGAGACGACAGCCGCCTCGTCGGCACCGGCGGTCACGGCGGCGGCGCGGATCTCGCCGAGCCACGCCAGGTCGGCGCCCTTGACGGTCGGCTCCCGGCGCCGGTCGGGCTCCGGGCAGACCCACAGGCGAACCGCCGCCGTCCGCTCGGGCGCCTGCCGGACCAGCAGGCGGAACTCCGGCCGTGCTCCGCCCATGACGAGCTCGACGCGGGGGAACCACCGCCCCGGCACCGGAACCGTCCGGACCACGGCGTCGAAGAACCGGCCGAGGTCGCCGGCCGCCCGGCCGCCGTGATCGCGGCAGGCGAACCGGAAGCGCTCGCGGTGTTCCGCCAGTCCGCGCGCCCGGCCGTCCTCGACGAGGAAGGAGTCGATGACGCGGACCTCGGCGGCCTGCGCCGTCGGCGTCAGCCGCGCGTGCTCGTCGTCCCAGCGCCAGGTGCTGGTCACGACGACGTTCCCCGGGAGTCCGAGGTGACCGCTCGCGCCCGGTAGGCCCGCAGCGGCGCCGCCGCCTTCAGCAGCATCTCCTCGTACTCTTCGCGGGTGTCGGAGTCGAGCACGATCGCGCCACCGGCACCGATGCTCAGCTCGTCGCCGTTGCGGACGGCCGTGCGGATCACGATGTTGAGGTCCGCCCCACCGGTCAGCCCGAAGTAGCCGAGCGTGCCCGAGTAGACGCCGCGGGCCTCCGTCTCCAGCCGGTCGATGATCTCCATCGTCCGCTGCTTCGGGGCGCCGGTCATCGAGCCACCCGGGAAGCAGTGCCGCACCGTCGCCATCGACGTGACGTCCGGTTTGAGCCGGCCGCGCACGGTCGAGACGAGCTGGTGGACCGTCTCGTAGCTCTCGACCGCCATGAACGGGTCGACGTGCACGGTGCCGATTTCGCACACCTGGCCGAGATCGTTGCGCAGCAGGTCGACGATCATGAGGTTCTCGGCCTGGGTCTTGGCGCTCGCGGCGAGCTCCGCGGCGATCTGCGCGTCGCGGACCGGGTCCGGGTGACGCGGCGCGGTGCCCTTGATCGGTTTGCTCTGCACCTGCCGGTCTCGTTCGATCTTCAGGAACCTCTCGGGCGACGAGCAGAAGACGGCGACGTCGTCCACGCGCAGGAAGGCCGAGTACGGCGCGGGGTTGACGCGCCGCAGCCTCCGGTAGAACGACGCGTCCTCCTCGGTGGACGGGACGTGCAGCTTGTTGGTCAGGCAGATCTCGTAGCTCTCGCCGCGGGTCAGCTGACGCTGGCACTCGTCGATGTCCGCTTCGTACCGGGCCTGGTCACGCACCAGGTGTTCGGCGGCGTCCGTGCCGCCGGCCGTCGGCACCTCTCCCTCCCGCTCCGCGGCAGGAGCCAGGTCCACCAGGTGTGCCGCCGTTCGGTCGAGCCACTCCACCGCGGCCTGCCGGCCGGCGGGGTCGTGGACGGCGAGCACGTAGGTGAGACCTTCCTCGTGGTCCACGGCGACGAGGCGGTCGGAGAAGATCCACGCCGCGTCCGGCGTCGGCGACGTGTGCCGGGCGTTCGCGCCGCACTCCGCCTTCAGCTCGTAGCCGAAGTACCCGACGTAACCGCCGGTGAAGTCGAACGGCAGGTTGGTCTCCGGAAGCCGGCGTTGCCGGAGGCGTTCCTCCAGGACGTCGAAGACGCTGCCGGTCGCCACCCGGACCCCGCCGGCGTCACGGATCTTGACCGCCCCGGTGCCGACCCGGTAGGTGAGCACCTCGCTGAGCGGACCGGAGTCGTCACCCAGGAAGGAAAACCGCGACAGCCCTCTCTCGACGCGACTGCTGTCGAGCCAGAAGCAGTTCGCCGAACCTTCGTACAGCGTGGAAAAGATCGTCTCGGTGTCGACGGCGGTCGGCACGACCGTGCTGATCAGGCGAAGCTCAGCGGGCCCCTCGCCGGTCCGTTCGGGCGTCCCGGACACGATCACCGGCCCCGCCGACACGGGAGCCGTCCGGCTTCGCCGGCTCAGCTCACCGAAGTTGCGGATGAGTTCGCGGCCGTGGCGCGAAGCGATCGACTCGGGGTGGAACTGCACCCCCCAGCGCGGGAGGGTCCTGTGCCGCAACGCCATCACCACGCCGTCTTCGGCTCTGGCGGTCACGACCAGCTCCGCGGGAAGCGGTTCCTGCACGCACAACGAGTGGTAACGCACGGCGACGAACTGGGCGGGTACATCGGCGAACAGGTCGTCACCGGTGTGCACGACCTTCTCCAGGTGGCCGTGCCTCGGCTCGGGCGCCGCGCCGACCGTGGCGCCGGCGACGTGCGCGATCAGCTGATGACCGAGGCAGACTCCGAGGACCGGCAGGGTGCTCCGGCGCAGGACGTCCGCGACGAGCCCGACGTCCCGCGCGTTCTGCGGCCGGCCGGGTCCGGGTGAGATGACGATGTTGTCGAAATCCTCCAGCCGCAGGCTCGCCAGCGCCGGGTCGTCGTTGACGATCAC is a window from the Amycolatopsis sp. NBC_00355 genome containing:
- a CDS encoding diiron oxygenase — translated: MRTESTTDRPGFERDLLGQLARRWGRRVAVKKDELDLDGHFEPGMPDFPEHLVPVLHLPGAERLDRDARERILSASWISYNAKTAAIEDEIILPACRLMLTGRLPVRGDDVAVSALHQTIIDEHYHILMCRNAVGVTRRRRDLDKLDFDPSVWSVVRGLEDTRAGTSGFERDLVEIAFSLAAETTISGFLSTLATAEDIQPMNRITTDLHRRDESGHAVVFRELCGSLYRGLEPGRQELFRDALVEGLTAFRSADFDPWVAVAAEGGFEIGPDDLAEWARNRPAPARDTGPLQLLLDDLGISHELVEMTQLRKRRDVPAH
- a CDS encoding aminotransferase class IV, translated to MTSTWRWDDEHARLTPTAQAAEVRVIDSFLVEDGRARGLAEHRERFRFACRDHGGRAAGDLGRFFDAVVRTVPVPGRWFPRVELVMGGARPEFRLLVRQAPERTAAVRLWVCPEPDRRREPTVKGADLAWLGEIRAAAVTAGADEAAVVSASGQLVEGSTTSVVWWRSGTLCLPASRAVLPSVTRRLLVAAAVATGTPVSEEAAVPEDLVDVPVWTLNALHGVRPVTGWAGLTDDPPVKQPGRWQSYLDDLAVPLIERSGTDAHRVHH
- the pabB gene encoding aminodeoxychorismate synthase component I: MRTLLLDNHDSYTFNLFQLIAEVNGIEPTVIVNDDPALASLRLEDFDNIVISPGPGRPQNARDVGLVADVLRRSTLPVLGVCLGHQLIAHVAGATVGAAPEPRHGHLEKVVHTGDDLFADVPAQFVAVRYHSLCVQEPLPAELVVTARAEDGVVMALRHRTLPRWGVQFHPESIASRHGRELIRNFGELSRRSRTAPVSAGPVIVSGTPERTGEGPAELRLISTVVPTAVDTETIFSTLYEGSANCFWLDSSRVERGLSRFSFLGDDSGPLSEVLTYRVGTGAVKIRDAGGVRVATGSVFDVLEERLRQRRLPETNLPFDFTGGYVGYFGYELKAECGANARHTSPTPDAAWIFSDRLVAVDHEEGLTYVLAVHDPAGRQAAVEWLDRTAAHLVDLAPAAEREGEVPTAGGTDAAEHLVRDQARYEADIDECQRQLTRGESYEICLTNKLHVPSTEEDASFYRRLRRVNPAPYSAFLRVDDVAVFCSSPERFLKIERDRQVQSKPIKGTAPRHPDPVRDAQIAAELAASAKTQAENLMIVDLLRNDLGQVCEIGTVHVDPFMAVESYETVHQLVSTVRGRLKPDVTSMATVRHCFPGGSMTGAPKQRTMEIIDRLETEARGVYSGTLGYFGLTGGADLNIVIRTAVRNGDELSIGAGGAIVLDSDTREEYEEMLLKAAAPLRAYRARAVTSDSRGTSS